From Oncorhynchus mykiss isolate Arlee chromosome 6, USDA_OmykA_1.1, whole genome shotgun sequence, the proteins below share one genomic window:
- the fgf19 gene encoding fibroblast growth factor 19: MTLAVTAVCMVSVFFAVGVVCLPLPDSGPHLANGWGQTVRLRHLYAAKHGLHLLINDNGKVHGSPEQSSYSLVEIRPVDTGCVAIKGVAASQYLCMEGNGRLYASKTYMKDDCSFKENILPDGYNIYVSDKHGTLVSLGGSRQRLQGRDRGIPALSQFLPRVSTLPLDITTDFGLSSHPEQGPQSGLDIDTMDAFGKLSQVSIQSPSFNKR, encoded by the exons ATGACACTTGCAGTGACTGCAGTATGCATGGTCAGCGTGTTTTTTGCTGTTGGAGTTGTTTGTCTACCACTGCCAGACTCGGGGCCTCATTTAGCCAACGGATGGGGACAGACGGTCCGGCTCAGACATCTGTATGCGGCCAAACACGGATTGCATTTGCTAATCAACGATAATGGCAAGGTGCACGGATCTCCCGAGCAGAGCTCTTACA GTTTGGTGGAAATCCGACCTGTAGACACGGGCTGTGTCGCAATCAAAGGAGTAGCAGCCTCGCAGTATCTCTGCATGGAAGGGAATGGAAGACTGTACGCATCG AAAACCTATATGAAAGATGACTGCTCCTTCAAGGAAAACATCCTCCCAGATGGCTACAATATTTATGTCTCTGACAAGCATGGGACCCTGGTGAGCCTGGGTGGCAGCAGGCAGAGGCTCCAGGGGCGAGACAGAGGCATTCCTGCACTGTCCCAGTTTCTACCAAGGGTGAGCACCCTGCCCCTGGATATAACAACAGATTTTGGGTTGTCAAGCCACCCCGAGCAAGGCCCTCAGTCAGGCCTGGACATAGACACTATGGATGCCTTTGGGAAACTTTCCCAGGTCTCAATCCAAAGCCCCAGTTTCAATAAGAGATGA